The proteins below are encoded in one region of Lonchura striata isolate bLonStr1 chromosome 1, bLonStr1.mat, whole genome shotgun sequence:
- the ZEB1 gene encoding zinc finger E-box-binding homeobox 1 isoform X4, translated as MTSHKSGRDPRHVTQSSGNRKFKCTECGKAFKYKHHLKEHLRIHSGEKPYECPNCKKRFSHSGSYSSHISSKKCIGLMPVNGRARSGLKMSQCSSPSLSASPGSPARPQIRQKIEKPLQEQLPLNQIKTEPVDYEFKPIVVASGINCSTPLQNGVFSGGSPLQATSSPQGVVQAVVLPTVGLVSPISINLSDIQNVLKVAVDGNVIRQVLENNHANLASKEQETINNASIQQAGHSLISAISLPLVDQDGTTKIIINYSLEQPSQLQVVPQNLKKENSVPANSCKNEKLPQDLTVKSEKDKNFEGETNDSTCLLCDDCPGDLNALQELKHYETKSPPQLPQPSGAEAEKPKSPVPSETGENNLSPGQPPLKNLLSLLKAYYALNTQPSAEELSKIADSVNLPLDVVRKWFEKMQAGQISVQSSGPSSPEQVKLSSPTDNDDQAATSTVSEPQNSTNNSQNPVSTTKSQTLPGASTLNGSHSSTPSASPLNLSSSRNSQGYTYTAEGVQEEPQIEPLDLSLPKQHGELLERSTITSVYQNSVYSVQEEPLNLTCAKKEPQKDNSVTDSDPIVNVIPPSANPINIAIPTVTAQLPTIVAIADQNSVPCLRALAANKQTILIPQVAYTYSTTVSPAVHETPPKQTQANGNQDERQDTSSEGIPNLEDQNDSDSTPPKKKMRKTENGMYACDLCDKIFQKSSSLLRHKYEHTGKRPHECGICTKAFKHKHHLIEHMRLHSGEKPYQCDKCGKRFSHSGSYSQHMNHRYSYCKRETEERDSAEPEELGPEVAGGERAAASASPSHIDSQIDSDERESLTREEEEYSEKEEEEDEEKDIEGLQEEKECRELQEVGDAEEEAAVEEEEGKNEGDKNDEAVNQASSEETEVIQNNGQMSEENNE; from the exons AGACATGTGACGCAGTCTAGTGGGAATCGAAAATTCAAGTGCACTGAATGTGGAAAAgcttttaaatataaacatcACCTAAAGGAGCACCTACGAATCCACAGTG GAGAGAAGCCATATGAGTGCCCAAACTGCAAGAAACGTTTTTCCCATTCTGGTTCATACAGTTCACACATAAGCAGTAAGAAGTGTATTGGTTTGATGCCCGTGAACGGTCGAGCCCGGTCAGGGCTCAAGATGTCTCAGTgctcctccccttccctttctGCATCACCAGGTAGCCCAGCAAGACCACAGATACgacaaaaaatagaaaaacccTTGCAAGAGCAGCTTCCTCTTAACCAAATTAAAACTGAACCTGTGGATTACGAATTCAAGCCCATAGTGGTTGCTTCAGGAATTAATTGTTCAACCCCTTTGCAAAATGGGGTTTTTAGTGGTGGTAGCCCGTTGCAGGCAACCAGTTCTCCTCAGGGTGTGGTGCAAGCTGTTGTTCTACCAACAGTAGGTCTGGTGTCTCCCATAAGCATCAATTTAAGTGACATTCAAAATGTACTAAAAGTGGCAGTGGATGGTAATGTAATAAGGCAAGTACTGGAAAACAATCATGCTAATCTTGCGTCCAAAGAACAAGAAACAATCAATAATGCATCTATACAACAAGCTGGCCATTCCCTCATTTCAGCTATCAGTCTTCCTTTGGTTGACCAAGATGGGACAACCAAAATTATTATCAACTACAGCTTGGAGCAACCAAGTCAACTTCAGGTTGTTCCACAAaatctaaaaaaagaaaactctgtTCCTGCAAATAGTtgcaaaaatgagaaattacCACAAGATCTCACGGTGAAGTCTGAGAAAGATAAGAACTTTGAAGGAGAGACCAACGATAGCACTTGTCTTCTTTGTGATGACTGTCCAGGAGATCTTAATGCACTTCAAGAATTAAAGCACTATGAAACAAAAAGCCCTCCTCAGCTTCCCCAGCCCAGTGGAGCAGAAGCTGAGAAACCCAAGTCCCCTGTCCCGTCAGAAACTGGGGAGAACAACTTGTCTCCTGGTCAGCCACCTTTAAAGAACCTTCTGTCGCTCCTAAAAGCATATTATGCATTAAATACACAACCAAGCGCAGAAGAGCTTTCAAAAATAGCAGATTCTGTAAACCTACCACTGGACGTGGTAAGAAAGTGGTTTGAAAAAATGCAAGCTGGACAAATTTCTGTGCAGTCTTCTGGACCATCTTCTCCTGAACAAGTTAAATTAAGCAGTCCCACAGACAACGATGATCAAGCAGCAACTTCAACTGTGAGTGAACCCCAGAACAGCACAAATAACTCACAAAATCCTGTCAGTACAACGAAATCTCAGACTTTACCAGGGGCTTCAACTCTCAATGGTTCCCACAGTAGCACGCCATCTGCATCACCACTAAACCTTTCTTCATCAAGAAATTCACAGGGTTACACGTACACGGCAGAGGGTGTACAAGAAGAGCCACAAATAGAACCTCTTGACCTTTCGCTACCAAAGCAACATGGAGAACTGTTGGAAAGATCTACCATTACTAGTGTTTACCAGAACAGTGTTTATTCTGTCCAAGAAGAACCTTTGAACTTAACTTGTGCAAAAAAAGAACCACAAAAGGACAACAGTGTTACAGACTCTGATCCTATTGTAAATGTAATCCCACCAAGTGCCAATCCCATAAATATTGCTATACCTACAGTCACTGCCCAGTTACCTACAATTGTTGCCATTGCTGACCAGAACAGTGTTCCCTGCTTGAGAGCTCTCGCTGCCAATAAGCAAACCATTTTGATTCCACAGGTGGCTTATACATACTCTACTACAGTTAGTCCTGCAGTTCATGAGACACCACCAAAACAGACCCAAGCCAATGGAAATCAG GATGAAAGGCAAGACACTAGCTCAGAAGGAATACCCAATTTAGAAGATCAAAATGATTCTGATTCAAcacccccaaagaaaaaaatgagaaagacagaaaatgggATGTATGCATGTGATTTATGTGACAAAATATTCCAGAAGAGCAGCTCATTATTGAGACATAAGTATGAACACACAG GTAAAAGACCTCACGAGTGCGGGATCTGTACAAAAGCATTCAAACACAAACACCATTTGATTGAACACATGCGACTGCACTCTGGGGAAAAGCCCTACCAATGTGACAAGTGTGGAAAGAGGTTTTCACACTCGGGGTCTTACTCTCAGCACATGAACCACCGCTACTCCTACTGCAAAAGGGAGACGGAGGAGCGCGACAGCGCCGAGCCCGAGGAGCTGGGCCCCGAGGTGGCGGGCGGCGAGCGCGCGGCCGCCAGCGCGTCCCCCTCGCACATCGACTCGCAGATCGACTCGGACGAGAGGGAGAGCCTCAccagggaagaggaggaatacagtgaaaaagaggaagaggaggatgaagaaAAAGACATAGAGGgacttcaggaagaaaaagaatgtaGGGAACTACAAGAAGTAGGGGATGCAGAAGAAGAAGCGGCAGtagaagaggaagaagggaaaaatgaaGGTGACAAGAATGATGAAGCTGTAAATCAAGCAAGCAGTGAAGAAACAGAAGTTATACAAAATAATGGGCAGatgtcagaagaaaataatgaataa